In Bacillota bacterium, a single genomic region encodes these proteins:
- the miaB gene encoding tRNA (N6-isopentenyl adenosine(37)-C2)-methylthiotransferase MiaB — translation MTAGKYLLKVSGCQMSFRDAETLAGQLQQAGYTPTDNEAEADVIVFQTCCVRETAERKIYGQINQLKALKIDKPDLIIGLTGCLAQKDQEKVFTLCPHVDFVLGTQQLGKLTELLGDLSVSYRRAIHVGEDGDLENLPLARADGVRAYVNITYGCNNFCSYCIVPYVRGPERSREPEAIICEVKKALDAGYTEIMLLGQNVNAYGRDLGGPTDFVSLLKMLDVLPGLERIRYMTSHPRDFTKDMILAVKNSRTVCEHFHLPIQSGSNRILSLMNRGYTREHYFSLVESIRDLIPEASITTDLIVGFPGETDEDLAATIDLVKRVHFDAAYTFIFSPREGTKAATLTGQVPEKVKKERLSYLNTTQNQISRNLNQALVGRDMEILVEGPSKNNPNMLSGRTRTNKLVHFSGSEQLMGELVTVTIKRAYTWTLHGNMKSVGGTGSR, via the coding sequence ATGACAGCGGGCAAATACTTACTTAAGGTATCTGGTTGCCAGATGAGCTTTCGTGATGCCGAAACTCTGGCCGGCCAGTTGCAGCAAGCGGGTTACACCCCCACTGACAACGAAGCTGAAGCTGATGTGATTGTTTTTCAGACCTGCTGTGTCCGTGAGACAGCGGAGCGCAAGATTTACGGTCAGATCAACCAGCTAAAAGCTCTTAAGATCGATAAACCTGATCTTATTATTGGCCTGACCGGTTGTCTAGCCCAAAAAGATCAGGAGAAAGTGTTTACACTGTGTCCACATGTTGATTTTGTTCTAGGTACTCAACAGCTAGGGAAACTCACAGAGCTTCTAGGTGATCTCTCTGTCAGTTACCGGCGTGCTATCCATGTGGGCGAGGACGGGGATCTAGAAAATCTTCCGCTGGCGCGTGCTGACGGCGTGCGCGCTTATGTGAACATCACCTACGGCTGTAACAACTTCTGTTCTTATTGTATTGTGCCCTACGTTCGTGGTCCTGAACGAAGCAGAGAGCCGGAGGCTATTATTTGTGAGGTTAAGAAAGCCTTGGACGCAGGCTATACAGAAATCATGTTGCTGGGACAAAACGTAAACGCTTACGGTCGAGACCTGGGAGGACCAACTGATTTTGTCAGCCTGTTGAAGATGCTTGACGTTCTCCCCGGATTAGAACGAATCCGCTATATGACCTCACATCCCCGCGATTTTACCAAGGACATGATCCTGGCTGTCAAGAACAGCCGCACTGTGTGTGAGCATTTTCATTTGCCCATCCAGTCGGGGAGTAACCGCATCCTCTCGTTAATGAACCGCGGCTACACCCGAGAACACTATTTCAGTCTGGTTGAGAGCATCCGGGATTTGATTCCGGAGGCGAGCATTACCACTGACTTAATCGTCGGCTTCCCAGGAGAAACAGACGAGGATTTAGCCGCCACCATTGATCTGGTGAAGAGAGTGCATTTTGACGCTGCCTACACCTTTATCTTTTCTCCAAGGGAGGGAACTAAAGCCGCCACCCTCACCGGTCAAGTCCCCGAAAAGGTGAAGAAGGAGCGGCTAAGTTATCTTAATACTACTCAAAACCAGATCAGCCGCAATCTGAACCAGGCTCTGGTGGGACGAGACATGGAAATACTGGTTGAAGGGCCGAGCAAAAACAATCCCAACATGCTGTCCGGCCGCACGCGCACAAATAAGTTGGTTCACTTTAGCGGATCAGAACAGTTGATGGGTGAGCTCGTGACTGTGACTATTAAGCGCGCCTATACGTGGACATTGCACGGGAACATGAAGTCTGTGGGCGGGACCGGGTCAAGGTGA
- the mutS gene encoding DNA mismatch repair protein MutS, translated as MAHLTPMMQQYWDIKHNYPDAILFFRLGDFYEMFFDDAETAAQVLGLTLTGRDAGGGKRAPMCGIPYHAADSYIARLVTSGYKVAICEQVEDPKLAQGLVERRVVRTITAGTFLDSDTLEEKCNNFLVALAADKHAFGFAVLDAGTGELRVTEIPTEETQLLLDELVRLRPAEGLLAPELEQNQALRGRIAAVCPFPLGTIAPDKWHSDQTEAALRDLWGTNYRERFTCTELGIGLTAAGAALIYLEETQQTIPVHVTELVPYSVSSYMLMDTFTRRNLELTRSLHDNKVQGSLLGIMDLTVTAMGGRLLRQWLEQPLRSVSAINRRLEAVAELLAKDARRAQARKLLRQVPDLERLLGKVAYGTATPKDLGSLRSACDLLPNLEQLVLDMPATQRLCSHLDPLISLATILHRTLVDDPPVSAREGGIIRPGYDTKIDRLRELTQGGRQWVADLEGRERERTGIKSLKVGYNRVFGYYIEVTKANLDSVPPNYIRRQTLVGSERFITPELKEREGEILGAQERLTQLEYEAFQQLRHRVAAEAAAIRTTANAIACVDVLAAYAEVASRNNYVQPTVDESNIIQLESSRHPVVESLRPNSPFVPNDVYLDSNNHRFILLTGPNMAGKSTFIRQVALNILLAQIGSFVPASKAHIGVVDRIFTRVGASDDLTAGDSTFMVEMRECEVILREATEHSLVVLDEVGRGTSTLDGLSLAQAIAEHLATQVGCKTLFSTHYHELTTLAKELGCVKNYNMAVIEQQQELLFLHKVIPGGSDRSYGIQVARLAGLPEAVLGRAARILASLTLQHETTEPETILAPAWKRLLRDFLELNLTKIPPLELQLRVAALQEQLRQEVEQLA; from the coding sequence ATGGCACATTTAACACCCATGATGCAGCAATACTGGGACATAAAACACAATTATCCTGACGCTATCCTCTTTTTCCGCTTAGGTGATTTCTACGAAATGTTTTTTGATGACGCTGAAACAGCAGCCCAAGTACTGGGTCTTACTCTAACAGGGCGTGACGCTGGTGGCGGTAAGCGGGCCCCCATGTGCGGCATTCCATACCATGCTGCCGATAGCTACATTGCCCGTTTAGTCACCAGTGGCTATAAGGTAGCCATCTGCGAGCAGGTAGAGGATCCAAAACTAGCCCAGGGTCTGGTGGAAAGACGGGTGGTACGCACCATAACTGCCGGTACCTTCCTAGATAGCGACACCCTAGAGGAAAAATGCAATAATTTCCTGGTTGCTCTAGCTGCTGACAAGCATGCTTTTGGCTTTGCCGTGTTAGATGCAGGTACAGGTGAACTTAGAGTGACTGAAATTCCGACGGAAGAAACCCAGCTGCTGCTGGACGAGCTAGTCCGCCTGCGACCGGCAGAGGGACTCCTAGCTCCGGAATTGGAACAGAATCAGGCCTTAAGGGGCCGCATTGCCGCTGTCTGCCCATTTCCCTTAGGTACAATAGCACCTGACAAGTGGCATTCCGACCAAACTGAGGCAGCACTGAGAGACCTCTGGGGCACCAATTATCGTGAGCGCTTCACTTGCACAGAACTCGGTATCGGACTTACAGCCGCCGGTGCCGCTTTGATTTATCTTGAGGAAACGCAGCAGACGATCCCTGTCCACGTAACGGAGCTTGTTCCTTATAGTGTCAGTTCCTATATGCTTATGGACACCTTTACCCGCAGGAATCTAGAACTGACTCGCAGCTTGCATGACAATAAGGTGCAAGGATCCCTATTGGGAATCATGGACCTTACGGTTACCGCCATGGGCGGGCGGTTACTGCGCCAATGGCTGGAACAGCCCTTACGATCAGTCTCAGCTATCAACCGCCGCTTGGAGGCCGTAGCCGAGCTATTGGCTAAAGATGCTCGTCGGGCCCAAGCCAGAAAGCTTTTGCGCCAAGTCCCGGACCTGGAACGCTTATTGGGCAAAGTTGCCTATGGTACAGCTACCCCAAAGGACTTAGGCTCTTTGCGTTCAGCCTGTGACTTGCTCCCCAACCTTGAACAACTTGTCTTAGATATGCCGGCCACTCAGCGCCTGTGTTCCCACTTGGATCCACTGATTAGTCTGGCTACCATACTGCACCGAACGTTGGTGGATGATCCGCCGGTGTCGGCCCGGGAGGGCGGCATAATACGACCCGGTTATGATACCAAGATCGATCGCTTAAGAGAACTTACCCAGGGAGGCCGCCAGTGGGTAGCAGACCTGGAAGGCCGTGAACGAGAGCGTACCGGCATTAAGTCGCTAAAGGTAGGTTACAACAGAGTATTTGGTTATTACATAGAAGTTACTAAGGCCAATTTAGATAGCGTTCCGCCGAATTATATTCGCCGGCAAACCTTGGTGGGCTCGGAACGCTTTATTACTCCGGAATTAAAAGAACGTGAAGGGGAAATTCTTGGCGCTCAGGAACGCCTCACCCAGCTGGAATACGAGGCTTTTCAACAATTACGCCACCGAGTTGCTGCTGAGGCGGCTGCTATTCGAACTACTGCCAACGCCATTGCCTGTGTGGACGTTCTCGCCGCGTATGCCGAAGTGGCAAGTCGGAATAATTATGTACAGCCCACAGTAGACGAAAGCAATATCATCCAGCTGGAGAGCAGTCGCCATCCGGTAGTAGAGAGCCTGCGCCCTAATAGCCCGTTTGTGCCCAACGATGTCTATTTAGACAGTAACAACCATCGCTTTATCCTCCTAACTGGACCTAACATGGCCGGAAAATCCACTTTTATTCGGCAGGTGGCTCTAAACATCCTCTTAGCTCAAATAGGTAGTTTTGTCCCGGCCTCCAAGGCGCACATAGGTGTGGTGGATCGGATTTTTACCCGTGTAGGCGCCTCTGATGATTTGACTGCAGGGGATAGTACCTTTATGGTGGAAATGCGCGAATGCGAAGTGATACTCCGTGAAGCTACAGAGCACAGTCTGGTTGTTTTGGATGAGGTGGGCCGCGGTACCAGTACTTTGGACGGTCTTAGTTTGGCCCAGGCCATTGCCGAGCATCTGGCAACGCAGGTGGGCTGCAAGACTCTCTTCTCCACCCACTACCACGAGCTTACAACCCTAGCCAAAGAGCTCGGCTGTGTTAAGAACTACAATATGGCCGTGATAGAGCAACAACAGGAGTTACTCTTTTTGCACAAAGTCATTCCTGGTGGCAGTGACCGCAGTTATGGAATCCAAGTAGCGCGCTTAGCCGGCTTGCCGGAAGCCGTCTTGGGCAGGGCGGCCCGGATCTTAGCCTCCCTCACCCTCCAACACGAAACCACTGAGCCTGAAACAATTTTGGCCCCAGCCTGGAAAAGATTATTGCGTGACTTCCTCGAGCTCAATTTAACTAAAATTCCACCGCTTGAATTACAGCTTCGCGTGGCAGCTTTACAGGAACAACTGCGACAAGAGGTGGAGCAACTTGCGTAA
- a CDS encoding aminotransferase class I/II-fold pyridoxal phosphate-dependent enzyme, whose protein sequence is MIPAQEETPIFRALKDYVEAGAIPFHVPGHKQGRGLADFTQFVGQNVMNIDLTAVEGLDNICNPLGVIKEAEELAAAAWGADHAHFLVNGTTSGIQAMIMSICAPGDELILPRNAHKSATGGIILSGARPVYIEPDVDDYFGIAMGVSLEKVACAIQQHPRAKAVFIINPTYYGVASPLEDIVRLAHAHGLAVIVDEAHGAHLGFHPDLPQSGAQAGADMIATSVHKLGGSLTQSSLLLVNEGLIDSNRVKAVLNLTQTTSPSYLLLASLDMARKQLATSGYETIGRTLQLARWVRLELASVPGITLLDETVLNNEGSIAVDPIKILVNTRKLGMSGHELERHLRIRYRLQAELSDLYNTLFLVTIGDNEQTVRTLVDTLKAVSKNRGQCNIVKYPAYLPELPELVLSPAEAFHSETRLVSIENAEGEISAEMVMAYPPGIPLICPGERFTREIIDYIRILKTEQLHLQGTEDLTVSNIKVVKNPTQIVCSSKSFARVVS, encoded by the coding sequence GTGATTCCTGCACAAGAAGAGACCCCAATATTCCGCGCCCTGAAAGATTATGTAGAGGCCGGTGCAATACCGTTCCACGTGCCCGGCCATAAACAAGGGCGCGGTTTAGCAGACTTTACTCAGTTTGTGGGTCAAAACGTAATGAATATCGACTTAACTGCGGTGGAGGGACTGGACAATATCTGCAACCCCTTAGGTGTGATCAAAGAAGCAGAGGAGTTGGCCGCAGCGGCTTGGGGTGCTGACCACGCTCACTTTCTAGTTAACGGCACTACATCCGGAATTCAAGCCATGATCATGAGCATATGCGCTCCGGGAGACGAACTTATCTTACCCCGTAACGCCCACAAGTCAGCTACCGGGGGTATCATTCTCAGTGGGGCACGACCAGTTTACATCGAACCGGATGTGGATGACTACTTTGGCATCGCCATGGGGGTTAGTTTAGAAAAGGTAGCTTGCGCAATACAGCAGCATCCAAGAGCCAAAGCTGTCTTTATTATCAATCCCACTTACTACGGAGTTGCTTCACCTTTAGAAGATATCGTTCGCCTGGCCCATGCTCACGGCTTAGCTGTAATTGTGGACGAAGCCCATGGCGCTCATCTGGGCTTCCACCCGGATCTGCCCCAAAGCGGTGCCCAGGCAGGTGCCGACATGATAGCTACCAGTGTCCACAAGTTAGGGGGCTCTCTCACTCAAAGCTCTCTCCTCCTCGTTAACGAAGGTCTCATTGATTCTAACAGAGTAAAAGCGGTACTCAACCTGACCCAAACCACTAGCCCTTCCTATTTGCTTCTAGCCTCCTTGGATATGGCTCGTAAACAGTTAGCTACTTCTGGCTACGAAACCATAGGTCGCACCTTGCAACTGGCCCGCTGGGTGCGCCTGGAGTTAGCTAGCGTACCGGGTATTACTCTGTTAGACGAAACGGTATTGAATAATGAGGGCAGCATTGCCGTGGATCCGATTAAGATCTTGGTGAATACAAGAAAACTAGGCATGTCTGGGCATGAATTAGAAAGGCACCTGCGGATACGCTACCGTCTTCAGGCCGAGCTTTCCGACCTATATAATACCCTCTTCCTAGTCACTATCGGTGATAATGAGCAGACTGTACGAACTTTGGTGGATACACTAAAAGCCGTAAGTAAGAACCGGGGACAATGTAACATAGTAAAGTATCCTGCTTATCTGCCAGAGCTTCCTGAACTGGTCTTATCACCGGCAGAAGCCTTTCACAGTGAAACCAGGCTTGTCTCTATTGAGAACGCAGAAGGGGAAATTAGTGCTGAAATGGTAATGGCATACCCTCCTGGAATTCCTCTTATTTGCCCCGGCGAACGTTTTACCCGTGAAATAATTGATTACATCCGCATTCTCAAAACAGAGCAGTTGCATTTGCAGGGAACCGAAGATTTAACTGTTTCCAACATAAAAGTAGTTAAGAATCCAACTCAGATTGTGTGTTCGTCCAAGAGTTTTGCCCGGGTTGTCAGTTAA
- a CDS encoding tRNA (adenosine(37)-N6)-dimethylallyltransferase MiaA gives MDPLLVILGPTAVGKTNIAIKVAHQLNGEIISADSMQVYRHLNIGTA, from the coding sequence ATGGATCCTTTGCTGGTAATCTTAGGTCCTACTGCTGTGGGTAAGACCAATATAGCTATCAAAGTTGCCCACCAATTGAATGGGGAAATTATTTCTGCCGACTCCATGCAAGTGTATCGGCACTTGAATATAGGGACTGC
- the mutL gene encoding DNA mismatch repair endonuclease MutL: MRKIEVLSNQVVQQIAAGEVVQRPASVVKELIENSLDADARRIELELEDAGCKLIAVRDDGIGMSADNAVLALERHATSKISSASDLLAIRTLGFRGEALPSIAAVSQFELITATKDALAGVRVITDGGSQLEVSPCQAVAGTWISVRNLFFNTPARFKFLKSKRTELRHITEVVTRMALVRPDVSFRAFNQGRELITTSGSGERKEVVELILGKGTFIPWLEIDTVTPVGSLSGYVAPPELARRSRNHQIIIINGRWVKSPLLLSAVETAFEPQLVRNCHPVFCLELEVEPELVDINVHPAKLEVRLSKEREIWQFVHRAVKTVLQPRLTFDFPPSTQMSGQADNSAKCFEQQLKEPDPSYITVTAEDLQPSAKILPSQVLSTVQSRQSLSDPIWPQLTFIGQVLQTYLVLEGPNGIYLLDQHAAHERVLYEQIGETWNQSAISLQHLLVPYTFDVTETELALWKQRKELWQETGIVLERFGPRTLALRSIPQIMSSEAAITLTQELLNEESDPRDQLTWEQQRQRLQVTLACHAAIRAGQSVTVEDANLLLTQLSHCQHPYNCPHGRPTLVWLSRDELDRRFWRRVT; this comes from the coding sequence TTGCGTAAGATTGAAGTGCTTTCAAACCAGGTAGTTCAGCAAATAGCGGCTGGAGAAGTGGTCCAGCGGCCAGCCTCGGTAGTAAAAGAACTAATAGAGAATTCTCTTGATGCCGACGCCAGACGTATTGAGCTGGAATTGGAAGACGCCGGTTGTAAACTGATAGCAGTGCGGGATGACGGCATCGGCATGAGCGCCGATAATGCCGTACTGGCACTTGAACGCCACGCCACGTCTAAAATTAGCTCCGCCAGTGACTTGTTAGCTATCAGAACCCTGGGCTTTCGAGGCGAGGCCTTACCAAGTATTGCCGCTGTCTCTCAGTTTGAGCTAATCACTGCCACCAAAGACGCACTAGCAGGTGTACGTGTCATCACCGACGGCGGTTCACAACTGGAAGTCAGCCCATGTCAGGCCGTGGCTGGTACTTGGATATCAGTACGCAACTTGTTTTTCAATACTCCAGCCCGATTCAAGTTCTTAAAAAGTAAACGTACCGAGCTTAGACATATTACGGAAGTGGTAACCAGGATGGCTTTGGTGAGACCGGACGTGTCCTTTCGAGCTTTTAACCAAGGACGGGAACTAATAACTACTTCTGGATCGGGAGAACGTAAGGAAGTGGTAGAGCTCATCCTAGGAAAAGGGACTTTTATTCCGTGGCTGGAGATTGACACAGTAACCCCCGTGGGCAGCCTGTCGGGATATGTAGCTCCGCCGGAATTAGCCCGCCGAAGTAGAAATCACCAAATAATAATCATCAACGGGCGCTGGGTAAAAAGCCCTCTGCTTCTTTCAGCTGTGGAAACAGCATTCGAGCCACAATTAGTGCGAAACTGCCATCCAGTATTTTGTCTGGAGCTGGAAGTTGAGCCTGAACTGGTGGACATAAATGTTCATCCGGCTAAACTGGAGGTTCGCCTGAGCAAGGAAAGAGAAATATGGCAGTTTGTTCACCGAGCAGTAAAAACGGTTCTGCAACCGCGGTTAACATTTGATTTTCCCCCAAGCACCCAAATGTCTGGACAGGCTGACAATTCAGCAAAATGCTTCGAACAGCAACTGAAAGAACCCGACCCTTCGTATATTACTGTAACAGCTGAAGACCTGCAGCCGTCCGCCAAAATACTGCCTTCGCAGGTATTATCTACAGTGCAATCGAGACAGTCATTATCCGACCCTATATGGCCCCAGCTCACGTTTATTGGACAAGTTCTGCAAACATACCTGGTGCTAGAAGGCCCGAACGGCATCTATTTGTTGGATCAGCATGCCGCCCACGAGCGTGTTCTTTATGAGCAAATCGGGGAAACTTGGAACCAAAGCGCCATTTCACTTCAACATTTACTCGTACCTTACACTTTCGACGTTACGGAAACAGAGTTGGCCTTATGGAAACAAAGAAAGGAGCTGTGGCAAGAGACGGGTATTGTTCTAGAGCGGTTTGGCCCCCGTACCCTGGCTTTACGCAGTATACCACAGATAATGTCGTCGGAGGCAGCTATTACTCTAACACAGGAACTCTTAAATGAAGAATCAGATCCCCGAGACCAGTTAACCTGGGAACAACAACGTCAGCGCCTGCAGGTGACCTTGGCGTGCCATGCTGCGATCCGAGCCGGACAATCCGTAACGGTCGAAGACGCCAATCTCCTGCTGACTCAACTCAGTCATTGCCAACACCCCTATAATTGTCCTCACGGGCGCCCAACATTGGTTTGGTTGAGCAGAGACGAACTGGACCGCCGCTTCTGGCGTCGGGTAACGTAG
- a CDS encoding sodium ion-translocating decarboxylase subunit beta yields MSTIESLAALAQSTGLSALTWGNVVMLIVGCVLLYLAIFKKFEPLLLMPIGFGCVLANLPLTGLMDEGGLLKYLYFGVEHEIFPPLIFMGVGAMTDFGPLLANPSTILLGAAAQIGVYIALIGADLLGFTIRESASIGIIGGADGPTAIYVTMKLAPNLVGPVAVAAYSYMSLVPLIQPPIMRALTTKEERQVVMEQLREVSQTEKILFPIICTLLVTLLLPAIAPLLGMLMLGNLLRESGVTERLSKTAQNELINIVTIFLATSVGATMSAENFLNLKTILLVALGLVAFAGGTAGGVLLGRLMYKLSGGKINPLIGSAGVSAVPMAARVSQVVGQQEHPGNFLLMHAMGPNVAGVIGSAVAAGIMITLLQ; encoded by the coding sequence ATGAGTACAATTGAAAGTCTGGCCGCCCTGGCTCAGAGCACCGGCCTTAGTGCGTTGACTTGGGGTAACGTAGTCATGTTAATTGTCGGTTGTGTTCTGCTTTATCTAGCTATATTCAAGAAATTTGAACCGTTACTTCTAATGCCGATTGGATTTGGCTGTGTTCTGGCCAATTTGCCCCTTACCGGCCTTATGGATGAAGGCGGGTTGCTAAAATACTTGTATTTTGGGGTTGAACATGAGATTTTCCCGCCTCTTATCTTTATGGGTGTGGGGGCCATGACCGATTTTGGCCCGCTGCTAGCCAACCCAAGTACCATTTTATTGGGAGCTGCAGCTCAAATTGGTGTCTATATTGCTTTGATCGGTGCTGATTTATTGGGGTTTACTATTCGTGAATCCGCATCTATCGGCATCATCGGTGGGGCCGACGGCCCAACCGCCATTTATGTAACCATGAAGCTGGCTCCGAACTTGGTCGGACCTGTTGCTGTAGCTGCCTACTCCTACATGTCTTTAGTACCGTTGATTCAGCCGCCTATTATGAGAGCCTTAACAACCAAAGAAGAACGTCAGGTGGTTATGGAGCAGCTACGCGAGGTTTCACAAACAGAAAAGATTCTGTTCCCTATTATTTGCACGTTGCTGGTAACGTTGCTGTTACCGGCCATTGCTCCTCTGTTAGGCATGCTCATGCTGGGTAACCTGCTCCGCGAAAGCGGCGTTACCGAAAGATTGTCCAAAACGGCTCAAAACGAGCTCATCAACATTGTTACCATTTTTCTGGCAACCTCGGTTGGTGCTACCATGAGTGCTGAAAACTTCCTTAATCTCAAGACCATTTTACTGGTTGCTCTAGGCTTAGTTGCTTTTGCCGGTGGTACAGCCGGCGGCGTGCTCCTGGGTCGGCTTATGTACAAGCTTTCCGGTGGCAAAATCAATCCTCTTATCGGTTCCGCTGGTGTATCGGCCGTTCCCATGGCTGCCCGTGTATCTCAGGTAGTAGGTCAACAAGAACACCCAGGCAATTTCCTGCTTATGCATGCTATGGGGCCTAATGTGGCCGGTGTTATTGGCTCAGCAGTAGCAGCCGGTATAATGATAACTCTGTTACAGTAA